A genomic segment from Geitlerinema sp. PCC 7407 encodes:
- a CDS encoding ATP-binding protein, whose product MDALASASNQSSPPDQPERGRPEFVFTHDPAGHYVSFQWHEAAAYGLDPMEVVGASMEASFGPVAIAPYLSRVRRVLDYLTPEEFQVPFHYGDRYFLLELVVSPVLSATGKSSLVWVTGHKVDESTTPIADPLDTLHPPLLSHSGRYQKLLTQIAWNIRRTLDLETIWHQTVNGLGQALGVSRCIICPCRDPRQPIRVVAEYRQQPFRSLLDHQISIAEMPHLQEALANLTPTVLYKQQAGQEEDPLCERQAVLTIATCYQDQPNGFIILQHCIPADAPVDTPLRIWNEAELGLVQELADQVGTAIAHATLFSESQALARELQRVNEDLIHKHQELEEARQQAEEARQQAEEASRLKSEFLANTSHELRTPLNGMLGFLKLVMDGMAEDPEEQHEFIDEAYRSALHLLNIINDILDIAKIEAGKMELELTPVKLEDLLNAVEDFTRPQAQQKDLSFRIVTPATHDEIILYGNYQRLLQVMLNLVGNAIKFTHEGGITISAEVIKQPVVIQKNELPGLVKVRVADTGIGVSLDKQYKLFQSFSQVDGSRTRQYGGTGLGLTISQKLVEAMGGEVNFFSLGEGLGSTVTFTVPIFQLPLLIASGA is encoded by the coding sequence ATGGATGCACTCGCTTCTGCTTCGAATCAGTCGAGTCCTCCAGACCAGCCAGAACGAGGAAGGCCTGAGTTTGTTTTTACCCACGATCCAGCGGGACACTACGTCTCCTTTCAGTGGCACGAGGCAGCCGCCTATGGGCTCGATCCCATGGAGGTGGTTGGCGCTTCGATGGAGGCGTCCTTTGGGCCGGTGGCGATCGCGCCCTATCTGAGCCGGGTGCGACGAGTCCTGGACTACCTGACCCCCGAAGAATTTCAGGTGCCGTTTCACTACGGCGATCGCTACTTTTTGCTGGAGCTTGTGGTCAGCCCTGTCTTGAGCGCCACCGGCAAATCCAGCCTGGTCTGGGTCACCGGCCACAAAGTGGACGAAAGCACGACTCCGATCGCCGATCCCCTCGACACGCTCCACCCACCCCTCCTCTCCCACTCGGGCCGCTACCAAAAGCTGCTGACCCAGATCGCCTGGAACATCCGGCGAACCCTCGACCTTGAGACCATCTGGCACCAGACCGTCAACGGCCTCGGTCAGGCTCTGGGCGTGAGCCGCTGCATCATCTGTCCCTGCCGCGATCCGCGCCAGCCCATTAGGGTAGTCGCCGAGTATCGTCAGCAGCCCTTTCGATCGCTGCTTGATCACCAGATCAGCATTGCCGAGATGCCTCACCTCCAGGAGGCCCTGGCCAACCTCACGCCCACAGTTCTCTACAAGCAGCAGGCCGGCCAGGAGGAAGATCCCCTGTGCGAGCGGCAGGCAGTCTTGACGATCGCCACCTGCTACCAGGATCAGCCCAACGGGTTCATCATCCTGCAACACTGCATTCCCGCTGACGCGCCCGTCGACACACCGCTCCGCATTTGGAATGAGGCCGAGCTGGGCCTGGTGCAGGAGCTAGCCGATCAGGTGGGAACGGCGATCGCCCACGCTACCCTCTTTAGCGAAAGTCAGGCTCTGGCCCGCGAGCTCCAGCGCGTCAACGAAGACCTCATCCACAAGCACCAAGAGCTCGAAGAAGCCCGACAGCAGGCTGAAGAAGCCCGACAGCAGGCCGAAGAAGCCTCCCGCCTCAAGAGCGAATTTTTGGCCAACACCTCCCACGAGCTGCGCACTCCCCTCAACGGCATGCTGGGCTTCCTCAAGCTGGTGATGGACGGCATGGCCGAAGACCCCGAGGAGCAGCACGAGTTCATCGACGAGGCCTACCGATCGGCGCTGCACCTGCTCAACATCATCAACGACATCCTCGACATCGCCAAAATCGAAGCGGGCAAGATGGAGCTAGAGCTGACCCCGGTCAAGCTTGAAGACCTGCTCAACGCCGTTGAAGACTTCACGCGGCCCCAGGCCCAGCAAAAGGACCTCAGCTTCCGGATTGTCACCCCGGCCACCCACGACGAGATCATTCTCTACGGCAACTACCAGCGGCTGCTCCAGGTGATGCTCAACCTGGTGGGCAACGCCATCAAGTTCACCCACGAGGGCGGCATCACCATCAGCGCTGAGGTGATCAAGCAGCCAGTGGTGATCCAAAAGAACGAGCTGCCGGGGCTGGTGAAGGTGCGGGTCGCAGATACGGGCATCGGCGTCTCCCTCGACAAGCAGTACAAGCTGTTTCAGTCCTTTAGCCAGGTGGACGGCTCCCGCACGCGACAGTACGGCGGCACGGGCCTAGGCCTGACCATCTCTCAGAAGCTCGTCGAGGCCATGGGCGGCGAGGTGAATTTCTTTAGTTTGGGCGAGGGGCTGGGGTCCACCGTGACTTTCACGGTGCCGATTTTCCAGCTGCCGCTGCTGATCGCGTCGGGCGCCTAG
- the lepA gene encoding translation elongation factor 4, whose protein sequence is MTDVPVSRIRNFSIIAHIDHGKSTLADRLLQVTQTVSDRQMKEQFLDNMDLERERGITIKLQAARMNHVAQDGEQYVLNLIDTPGHVDFSYEVSRSLAACEGALLVVDASQGVEAQTLANVYLALEHDLEIIPVLNKIDLPGADPDRVKREIEEVIGLDCSGAIEASAKAGIGIAEILEAIVDRVPPPQDTTGDRLRALIFDSYYDSYRGVIVYFRVMDGTVRKGDRVRLMASGKEYEIDELGVLAPIQTPVDELHAGEVGYFAAAIKAVEDARVGDTITLASAPATKPLPGYVEAKPMVFCGLFPTDSDQFEELREALEKLRLSDAALQYEPETSSAMGFGFRCGFLGLLHMEIVQERLEREYDLDLITTAPSVVYRVTTLKGEELYIDNPCTLPDAQEREKIEEPYVKVEIITPESYVGALMDLCQSRRGDFKDMKYLTPERTTLIYELPLAEVVSDFFDQLKSRSRGYASMEYQWIGYRENHLVRLDVMINGDRVDPLATIVHRDKAYPVGRALVERLKELIPRHQFKIPLQAAIGSRIIASESIPALRKDVLAKCYGGDISRKKKLLQKQAKGKKRMKSIGTVDVPQSAFMAVLRLE, encoded by the coding sequence ATGACTGACGTCCCTGTCTCTCGAATTCGAAATTTCTCGATCATTGCTCACATCGACCACGGTAAGTCCACCCTGGCCGATCGCTTGTTGCAGGTGACCCAAACCGTCAGCGATCGCCAGATGAAGGAACAGTTCCTCGACAACATGGACCTAGAGCGCGAGCGGGGCATCACCATTAAGCTACAGGCCGCTCGCATGAACCATGTGGCCCAGGATGGCGAGCAGTACGTTCTTAACTTGATCGACACCCCCGGCCACGTGGACTTCTCCTACGAAGTGTCGCGATCGCTGGCCGCCTGCGAAGGGGCGCTCCTCGTCGTGGACGCCTCCCAGGGGGTCGAGGCCCAGACCCTGGCCAACGTCTATCTGGCCCTCGAGCATGACCTCGAGATCATCCCCGTTCTCAACAAGATTGACCTGCCCGGAGCCGATCCAGACCGCGTAAAGCGGGAAATCGAGGAAGTGATCGGCCTCGACTGTAGCGGCGCGATCGAGGCCTCGGCCAAAGCAGGCATCGGCATCGCCGAAATCCTAGAGGCGATCGTGGATCGTGTGCCACCGCCCCAAGACACCACCGGCGATCGCCTGCGGGCCTTGATTTTCGATAGCTACTACGACAGCTACCGGGGCGTGATCGTCTATTTCCGCGTCATGGACGGCACCGTGCGCAAGGGCGATCGCGTGCGCCTGATGGCCTCCGGCAAAGAGTACGAAATCGACGAGCTCGGCGTCCTCGCGCCCATCCAGACGCCGGTAGACGAGCTGCACGCTGGAGAAGTGGGCTACTTCGCGGCGGCGATCAAGGCCGTCGAAGATGCGCGGGTCGGCGACACCATTACCCTGGCCTCTGCGCCCGCCACCAAGCCCCTGCCTGGCTATGTCGAAGCCAAGCCCATGGTTTTTTGCGGGCTGTTCCCCACGGACTCCGACCAGTTCGAGGAGCTGCGCGAAGCCCTCGAAAAGCTCAGGCTCAGCGACGCCGCCCTCCAGTACGAGCCCGAGACCTCCAGCGCCATGGGATTCGGGTTCCGCTGCGGCTTCCTGGGCCTGCTGCACATGGAGATCGTCCAGGAGCGCCTAGAGCGAGAGTACGACCTAGACCTGATCACCACAGCGCCGTCGGTGGTCTACCGCGTCACGACTCTCAAGGGCGAAGAGCTCTACATCGATAACCCCTGCACCCTGCCCGATGCCCAAGAGCGGGAAAAAATCGAGGAGCCCTACGTCAAGGTCGAAATCATTACCCCCGAGAGCTACGTCGGGGCGCTGATGGACCTGTGCCAGAGCCGGCGCGGCGACTTCAAAGATATGAAGTACCTGACTCCCGAGCGCACCACGCTGATCTATGAGCTGCCCCTAGCAGAGGTGGTCTCGGATTTCTTTGACCAGCTCAAGTCGCGATCGCGCGGCTACGCCAGCATGGAATATCAGTGGATTGGCTACCGCGAAAACCACCTCGTGCGCCTCGACGTCATGATCAACGGCGATCGCGTCGATCCCCTGGCCACCATCGTGCACCGCGACAAGGCCTACCCCGTGGGCCGCGCCCTGGTCGAGCGCCTAAAAGAACTCATCCCGCGCCACCAGTTCAAGATTCCGCTCCAGGCCGCCATTGGCAGCCGCATCATCGCCAGCGAAAGCATCCCGGCCCTGCGCAAGGACGTCTTGGCCAAGTGCTACGGCGGCGACATCTCCCGGAAGAAAAAGCTGCTGCAAAAGCAGGCCAAAGGTAAAAAGCGCATGAAGTCCATCGGAACCGTGGACGTTCCGCAGTCAGCCTTCATGGCCGTGCTTCGCCTCGAATAA
- a CDS encoding UDP-glucuronic acid decarboxylase family protein, with the protein MRILVTGGAGFIGSHLIDRLMAEGHDVICLDNFYTGSKRNIQQWLGHPSFDLIRHDITEPIRLEVDQIYHLACPASPVHYQYNPVKTIKTNVLGTMYMLGLAKRVKARLLLASTSEVYGDPEVHPQPEEYRGNVNPIGIRSCYDEGKRVAETLAFDYHRQNDVEVRVARIFNTYGPRMLENDGRVVSNFVAQALRDKPLTVYGEGSQTRSFCYVSDLVEGLIRLMNGDHVGPVNLGNPGEYTILELAQAVQKFVNPDVPIKFEPLPQDDPRRRQPDITRARTWLGWEPKVPLEEGLPLMIEDFRRRLLAEGAEAAEPSMLS; encoded by the coding sequence ATGAGAATTTTGGTCACAGGTGGTGCTGGTTTTATTGGATCCCACCTCATCGATCGCTTGATGGCTGAAGGGCACGACGTCATCTGCCTGGATAACTTCTACACCGGCAGCAAGCGCAATATTCAGCAGTGGCTGGGTCACCCTTCCTTCGATCTGATTCGTCACGACATCACAGAGCCCATCCGCCTGGAAGTCGACCAGATCTATCACTTGGCCTGTCCTGCCTCACCGGTGCACTACCAGTACAACCCAGTCAAAACCATCAAAACCAACGTTTTGGGAACGATGTACATGCTGGGCTTGGCCAAGCGAGTCAAGGCGCGCCTGCTGCTGGCCTCCACCTCCGAGGTGTATGGCGATCCCGAAGTTCACCCCCAGCCCGAAGAGTATCGGGGCAACGTCAACCCCATCGGGATTCGCAGCTGCTATGACGAAGGGAAGCGGGTCGCAGAAACCCTCGCCTTTGACTACCATCGCCAAAACGACGTGGAAGTTCGGGTGGCGCGGATTTTCAACACCTATGGTCCTCGGATGCTCGAAAACGATGGCCGAGTGGTGAGCAACTTTGTGGCTCAGGCCCTGCGCGACAAGCCCCTGACGGTGTACGGCGAGGGCTCCCAAACCCGCAGTTTTTGCTATGTCTCGGACCTGGTAGAAGGCTTGATCCGCCTGATGAACGGCGACCATGTGGGGCCGGTCAACCTGGGAAACCCAGGCGAGTACACGATTTTGGAGCTGGCCCAGGCGGTCCAAAAGTTTGTCAACCCTGATGTGCCGATCAAGTTTGAGCCGCTGCCCCAGGATGACCCCCGGCGCCGCCAGCCCGACATTACCCGGGCGCGCACGTGGCTGGGCTGGGAGCCCAAGGTGCCGCTAGAGGAGGGGCTGCCTTTGATGATTGAGGATTTCCGCCGGCGCTTACTGGCGGAAGGAGCAGAGGCGGCTGAGCCGTCGATGCTGTCCTAG
- a CDS encoding UDP-glucose/GDP-mannose dehydrogenase family protein, which produces MRVCVIGTGYVGLVTGVCLAHIGHNVICVDNNEEKVKLMKSGQSPIFEPGLSELMQSSIQAGRIEFTTDLAAGVDHGEILFIAVGTPPLPTGESDTRYVEAVARGIGANLHKGYKVIVNKSTVPIGSGDWVRMIVLDGMAERQKSLVGAGGGSEAPAIEAQFDVVSNPEFLREGSAVYDTFNPDRIVLGSNSSRAIALMQELYTPIVERQYAEEKALPPVPVVVTDLSSAEMIKYAANAFLATKISFINEVANICDRVGADVTQVAKGIGLDSRIGNKFLQAGIGWGGSCFPKDVSALVHTADDYGYEAQLLKAAVSVNQRQRLIAVEKLQQVLKILKGKTVGLLGLTFKPDTDDMRDAPALILIESLNRLGARVKAYDPLVSQTGLRHGLTGVHVETDPDRLADGCDALVLVTDWAQFKTLDYAKMARLMNSPVIIDGRNFLDRQALEELGFQYVGIGH; this is translated from the coding sequence ATGCGTGTTTGTGTCATTGGTACCGGATACGTCGGCCTTGTAACGGGCGTGTGCTTGGCCCACATTGGTCACAACGTCATCTGCGTTGACAACAACGAGGAAAAAGTCAAGCTGATGAAGTCAGGGCAGTCCCCCATTTTCGAGCCGGGGCTGTCGGAGCTGATGCAGTCGAGTATTCAGGCAGGGCGAATCGAGTTCACGACGGATCTGGCGGCAGGCGTGGATCACGGCGAGATCCTGTTTATCGCCGTCGGAACGCCGCCGCTGCCGACCGGGGAGAGCGATACCCGCTACGTGGAGGCAGTGGCGCGGGGCATCGGTGCCAATCTCCACAAGGGCTACAAGGTGATCGTGAACAAGTCCACGGTGCCCATCGGCTCCGGAGACTGGGTGCGCATGATCGTGCTCGACGGCATGGCCGAGCGCCAAAAGTCCCTGGTGGGCGCTGGCGGCGGCAGCGAAGCCCCGGCGATCGAGGCGCAGTTTGACGTGGTGAGCAACCCCGAGTTTCTCCGGGAGGGCTCGGCGGTCTATGACACCTTCAACCCGGACCGGATCGTCCTGGGCAGCAACAGCTCGCGGGCGATCGCCCTGATGCAGGAGCTGTATACGCCCATTGTCGAGCGCCAGTACGCCGAAGAGAAGGCCCTGCCGCCGGTGCCGGTGGTGGTGACCGACCTCAGCTCGGCTGAGATGATCAAGTACGCGGCCAATGCTTTCCTGGCAACCAAGATCAGCTTCATCAATGAAGTGGCCAACATCTGCGATCGCGTCGGCGCGGACGTGACCCAGGTGGCCAAGGGCATCGGTCTAGATTCCCGCATCGGCAACAAGTTCTTGCAGGCAGGCATCGGCTGGGGCGGCTCCTGCTTCCCCAAAGACGTCTCTGCCCTGGTCCACACCGCAGACGACTACGGCTACGAAGCGCAGCTGCTCAAGGCCGCTGTGAGCGTCAACCAGCGCCAGCGCCTGATCGCCGTGGAGAAGCTCCAGCAGGTGCTGAAAATCCTCAAGGGCAAGACCGTGGGCCTGCTGGGTCTGACCTTCAAGCCGGACACCGACGACATGCGCGACGCGCCAGCGCTGATCTTGATCGAGAGCCTGAACCGCCTGGGGGCTCGGGTCAAGGCTTACGACCCGCTGGTGTCCCAGACGGGGCTGCGCCACGGCCTGACGGGCGTCCACGTCGAAACGGACCCCGATCGCCTGGCAGACGGCTGCGACGCGCTGGTGCTGGTGACGGACTGGGCTCAGTTCAAGACCCTGGACTACGCCAAGATGGCCCGCCTGATGAACAGCCCGGTGATCATCGATGGCCGCAACTTCCTCGATCGCCAGGCCCTCGAAGAGCTGGGCTTCCAGTACGTCGGCATTGGCCACTAA
- a CDS encoding biopolymer transporter ExbD → MRLPEEPEDQMQINIVPMIDVIFAILTFFIMSTLFLTRSEGLPVNLPQAGSVQSQPQGQIVVTITQEGQLSVNRQSVRLPDLTNQVEALLEANPESIVVINADEQVPHGQVVTVMDRLRSLPGVRLAIAAKRPS, encoded by the coding sequence ATGCGCCTTCCTGAAGAGCCCGAAGATCAAATGCAGATCAACATCGTGCCGATGATCGATGTGATCTTTGCGATTTTGACGTTTTTCATTATGTCAACGCTGTTTTTGACCCGATCGGAGGGGCTGCCGGTGAATCTTCCCCAGGCGGGCAGCGTCCAGAGCCAGCCCCAGGGCCAGATCGTGGTGACCATTACCCAGGAGGGTCAGCTCAGCGTCAATCGCCAGTCTGTGCGCCTGCCCGATCTGACCAACCAGGTCGAGGCCCTGCTGGAGGCGAACCCTGAGTCCATTGTGGTGATCAATGCCGATGAGCAGGTGCCTCACGGTCAGGTGGTGACGGTGATGGACCGGCTGCGATCGCTCCCCGGCGTCCGGCTGGCGATCGCGGCCAAGCGCCCCTCCTAG
- a CDS encoding MotA/TolQ/ExbB proton channel family protein, translating into MANLFILGGVVMWPLLGFSVLAVALILERAAFWFRILRRQDRVVRESLGLYRRSSQQAFKFLEQHADLPIARIFLAALELDRPNPEEFRLALESAAQAELPLLKRFGTIFETIVSVAPLLGLLGTILGLINSFSSLRLGDLGGSNSAGVTAGISEALISTATGLVVAIFTLLFANAFRGLYRRQTALIQEYGGQLELLYRRRYERGDVPYAPS; encoded by the coding sequence ATGGCTAATCTTTTCATCCTGGGCGGGGTCGTCATGTGGCCCCTGCTGGGCTTCTCGGTTTTGGCCGTTGCGCTGATTCTTGAGCGGGCGGCATTTTGGTTTCGGATTTTGCGGCGACAAGACCGCGTCGTGCGGGAGTCCCTCGGGCTCTATCGACGCAGTTCCCAGCAGGCGTTCAAGTTTTTAGAGCAGCACGCCGATCTGCCCATTGCCCGCATTTTTTTGGCGGCGCTGGAGCTCGATCGGCCGAATCCAGAGGAATTTCGGCTGGCCCTCGAGAGCGCGGCTCAGGCCGAGCTGCCCTTGCTAAAGCGCTTTGGCACCATTTTTGAAACCATCGTGAGCGTGGCTCCCCTGTTGGGCCTGCTGGGCACGATCTTGGGCCTGATCAACTCCTTCTCGTCCCTGCGCCTGGGAGACCTGGGGGGCAGCAACAGCGCCGGAGTAACCGCAGGCATCAGCGAGGCCCTGATTTCCACGGCAACGGGGCTGGTGGTGGCGATTTTCACCCTGCTGTTTGCCAATGCGTTTCGCGGCCTCTACCGTCGCCAAACCGCTCTGATCCAGGAGTACGGCGGCCAGCTGGAGCTGCTGTACCGCCGTCGCTACGAACGCGGAGATGTGCCCTATGCGCCTTCCTGA
- a CDS encoding ATP-dependent helicase — translation MTSVVTPQELAIAHLRDSLRAGQRPLADWQGGSLAVSAVPGAGKSTGMATAAAIAIARHQLNLRRQLVVVTFTRSAAANLKAKIREKLKALSLPPTGFTVHTLHGLALHIANRHPELSGLNLESVTLVSPSQNHRLIRACVDQWIAENPLRYQRLLEGRAFDGEETERLRRQSVLRTSILPDLAQTVIHEAKSSGLTPQDLWALEADAPDELSVLAIAAGLYEHYQTLLRARGLIDYDEMILAALRVLENESARHLWQSHTFAVFEDEAQDSTPLQTRLLEILATDPEQPDQPNLIRVGDPNQAINSTFTPADPIFFREFCAQCQTQNRLAQMTQAGRSSPIILAAANFVLEWVNRSQLAGSEQPFRPQRIEPVPPDDPQANANPAPTGGGLELWTPRDIHHTLELLGQRVRHLLTENPTANGAVLVRENKQGRFVAQALAYLEKEHGIPVYEAGARDRQSHIPSEMLALLQFIERPHSPDYLKAALKVLSDRRQIPSQDLDAIASQPERFLYPSPLDPPQAEPVAAARRYCAGLLRARQELPSYQLITFLAFTLDYESSELATADKLATRLVQQTAGDNALGAILSALSEIVSSERFEPVEAENSEERYTRAGQLTIITMHKAKGLDWDYVFLPFLHENILPGNLRVLPQAQFLGDFMLSEVARAQIRASLHRQFPLPGSEAAWQRAADLKTAEEFRLLYVAMTRAKRLLWMSAAQKAPFTWNKPGNLEDQRPCPVIAALRQQFPEAIASVPAAKGS, via the coding sequence ATGACCTCCGTCGTTACGCCCCAAGAACTTGCAATTGCCCACCTGCGGGATAGCCTGCGAGCGGGCCAGCGTCCCCTGGCCGACTGGCAGGGCGGCTCGCTGGCGGTGTCGGCGGTCCCGGGCGCGGGCAAGTCCACGGGGATGGCCACGGCCGCCGCGATCGCGATCGCCCGTCACCAGCTCAACCTGCGGCGTCAGCTGGTGGTCGTCACCTTTACCCGCTCCGCCGCCGCCAACCTCAAAGCCAAGATTCGCGAAAAGCTCAAGGCCCTCTCTCTGCCGCCCACGGGCTTTACGGTCCACACCCTGCACGGGCTGGCCCTGCACATCGCCAATCGCCACCCCGAGCTGTCGGGCCTGAATCTGGAGAGCGTCACCCTGGTTTCGCCTTCTCAGAACCATCGCCTGATCCGGGCCTGCGTCGATCAGTGGATCGCCGAAAATCCCCTGCGCTACCAGCGGCTCTTGGAGGGCCGCGCCTTCGACGGCGAAGAAACCGAGCGGCTGCGGCGGCAGTCAGTCCTGCGCACCAGCATTCTGCCGGACCTGGCCCAAACGGTGATCCACGAGGCCAAAAGCTCCGGCCTGACGCCCCAGGACCTGTGGGCCCTCGAGGCTGACGCTCCGGACGAGCTGTCGGTGCTGGCGATCGCCGCTGGCCTCTACGAGCACTACCAAACCCTCCTGCGGGCGCGGGGCCTGATCGACTACGACGAAATGATCTTGGCGGCTCTGCGGGTCCTCGAAAACGAGAGCGCCCGCCACCTCTGGCAGAGCCACACCTTCGCGGTCTTTGAGGACGAAGCCCAGGACTCGACGCCGCTGCAAACGCGCCTGCTCGAAATCCTGGCCACGGACCCCGAACAGCCGGATCAGCCCAACTTGATCCGGGTGGGCGACCCCAATCAGGCCATCAACTCCACCTTTACCCCGGCGGACCCGATCTTTTTCCGGGAGTTCTGCGCCCAGTGCCAGACCCAAAACCGCCTGGCCCAGATGACCCAGGCCGGCCGCAGCAGCCCGATTATTTTGGCGGCGGCCAACTTCGTCCTGGAATGGGTAAATCGCTCTCAGTTGGCGGGCTCCGAGCAGCCCTTTCGGCCCCAGCGCATCGAGCCCGTGCCTCCCGACGACCCCCAGGCCAACGCCAACCCAGCCCCGACGGGGGGCGGTCTGGAGCTGTGGACGCCTCGGGACATTCATCACACCCTGGAGTTGCTGGGCCAGCGAGTGCGGCACCTGCTGACGGAGAACCCGACGGCCAATGGGGCGGTGCTGGTGCGTGAAAACAAGCAGGGGCGCTTTGTGGCCCAGGCTCTGGCCTATCTGGAGAAGGAGCACGGCATCCCGGTGTACGAGGCGGGCGCCCGCGATCGCCAGTCGCACATTCCCAGTGAAATGCTGGCCCTGCTGCAATTTATTGAGCGGCCCCACTCGCCGGACTACCTGAAGGCCGCCCTGAAGGTCCTCAGCGATCGCCGACAGATCCCGTCCCAGGATCTCGACGCGATCGCCAGCCAGCCCGAGCGGTTTCTCTACCCCAGCCCCCTGGATCCGCCCCAGGCGGAGCCCGTCGCGGCGGCCCGTCGCTACTGTGCGGGGCTTCTGCGGGCGCGCCAGGAGCTGCCGTCCTATCAGCTCATTACCTTCTTGGCCTTTACCCTCGACTACGAGTCGAGCGAGCTGGCCACCGCCGACAAGCTGGCGACGCGCCTGGTGCAGCAAACAGCGGGGGATAACGCTTTGGGGGCCATCCTGAGCGCCCTGAGCGAAATTGTCAGCTCCGAGCGCTTCGAGCCGGTGGAGGCCGAAAACAGCGAGGAGCGCTACACCCGAGCTGGGCAGCTCACGATCATCACCATGCACAAGGCCAAGGGCCTGGACTGGGACTACGTCTTTTTGCCCTTCCTGCACGAGAATATTTTGCCGGGAAATCTGCGGGTGCTGCCCCAGGCCCAGTTTTTGGGAGATTTTATGCTGTCGGAGGTGGCCCGGGCCCAGATTCGCGCCAGCCTGCACCGCCAGTTCCCCTTGCCCGGTAGCGAGGCCGCCTGGCAGCGAGCTGCCGACCTCAAGACCGCCGAAGAGTTTCGCTTGCTGTACGTGGCTATGACCCGCGCCAAGCGGCTGCTGTGGATGTCGGCAGCCCAAAAGGCCCCCTTCACCTGGAACAAGCCCGGCAACCTAGAAGACCAGCGGCCCTGCCCAGTGATAGCGGCCCTCCGGCAGCAGTTTCCGGAGGCGATCGCCTCTGTCCCCGCCGCTAAGGGTTCTTAG